The genomic region AAACAGCTGATAAAGTAACAATTACTTTTGAAGTAGATGGAAAAGAAAAGGAATTAGTCGGCGATTATTGTCTAGTATCTGTTGGTCGTCGGCCAAATACTAAGAATATGGGCCTTGAACATGCTGGTGTTGAACTAGATGATCATGGATTGATTAAGGTAGATAATCAAGGAAGAACAACTGTGCCAAATATTTATGCGATTGGGGACGTTGTTCCAGGTTTTGCATTAGCTCATAAAGCGGAATACGAAGGCAAGGTTGCAGCTGAAGCAATTGCTGGGAAAAAGGCAACTGTTGATTACCATGCAATGCCTGCTGTTTGTTACACTGATATTCCGCTTGCAACAACTGGTTTAACAATGCAAGAAGCAAAAGATCAGGGGTTAGAAGTAGAACAAGCTCAATTCCCATTCACTGCAAATGGACGTGCAATTTCAATGGATGCAGTTGATGGATTTGTACGTTTGATCTATTTAAAAGAAAACAATATCCTTGTTGGAGCTCAAATTGTGGGTGAAGATGCTTCAGATTTGATTAGTGAATTAACATTAGCAATTGAATCTGGAAATACTATTGATGACTTATCACTAACAATTCATCCTCATCCTTCATTATCAGAAGCAATTTGGGATGCAGCAGATGTTGGCTTAGGATTTCCAACAAATATTTAAAAAATAGAAACTATGGGATTTTCCTATAGTTCCTATTTTTATAATTAAATAAGTTACTTGGAGGGTAAAAAATGCAATACTACGCAATGAAAACAAACGATATTAGAACTAATCTTGCTACAGAACAATATTTAATGAATTCAGATAAAATTACATTACCATTTATGTTATTTTATATTGAAAATCCATGTATTATTGTTGGTCGAAACCAAAATACAATGGAAGAAATCAATGATGAATACTGCCGAAATCATAATATTACGGTTACTCGACGCCTTTCAGGTGGTGGAGCAATGTATCAAGATTTAGGAAATCTATGTTTTAGTTTTATTGTGCCTGCAAATGATCAAAGATTTGGTGATTTCAAAGATTTAGTCAAACCTATCGTTGATGCATTACATGAAATGGGAGCTACACAAGCTGAAGTAACAGGAAGAAATGACATTGTAATTGAGGGAAAGAAATTTTCAGGAAATGCAATGTATACGCGAAATGGTCGTACATTTAGTCACGGAACATTGATGTTTGATGTAAATACTGATGCTGTTGCTGATGCATTGAAAGTTCCTAAAGATAAAATTGAATCTAAGGGAATTAAATCTGTTCGTGCACGTGTAACAAACATCAAAAAATATTTAAAGCCTGAATACCAAAATTTAAATACCTTTGAATTTCGTGATGAATTGATTAAGAAAATTTGGAATGTTGATACAATTGAAGAAGCTCAAAAATTTGAGTATCATTTAACAAAATCTGACGAAGAAGAAATCAAAAAGATTCAAGACAAAACATATAACAATTGGGATTGGGTATATGGACAATCACCTAAATTTACAGTACAAAAAAGAAAACACTTCACAGGTGGTACGATTGATGCAAGATTTGACGTTGAGGATGGCCATGTGAAGAATGTTAAAATTTATGGTGACTTCTTTGGTATTAAAAATGTAGAAGATGTTGAAAAAGCATTGATTGGAAAAGAGTATAATGCTGACGTATTGAAGGAAACGTTAGAAAATATTAATTTAAATAACTACTTCCACGGAATTCCTGCAGAAGATATTATTAATTTAATTGCTTTACAACACTAAGTAAGTTAAATAGATATGATCCTATTCTTTGAGTAGGATCATTTTTATTTAATTCGTAAAAATAGTTAAAAGTTGAAATATTAACAATGTTTAAACTTATTTACGCTTTAATGATAATATGTTAAAATTAATTGGAAATTACATACGAATATTTAGTTAATAGGAGGATACGCATGGCTATTAAATATAAACGTGTGGTATTAAAGTTAAGTGGAGAAGCATTGGCAGGCGATGCTGGTAAAGGTATTAATCCACCTGAAATTCGTAAAGTTGCAGAAGAAATTAAAGAAGTACATGAATTAGGAGTTGAAATTGCTATTGTCGTAGGCGGTGGCAATATGTGGCGCGGTGAAACTGGCGCTCAATTAGGAATTGAACGTGCTCAAGCAG from Ligilactobacillus cholophilus harbors:
- a CDS encoding lipoate--protein ligase, which encodes MQYYAMKTNDIRTNLATEQYLMNSDKITLPFMLFYIENPCIIVGRNQNTMEEINDEYCRNHNITVTRRLSGGGAMYQDLGNLCFSFIVPANDQRFGDFKDLVKPIVDALHEMGATQAEVTGRNDIVIEGKKFSGNAMYTRNGRTFSHGTLMFDVNTDAVADALKVPKDKIESKGIKSVRARVTNIKKYLKPEYQNLNTFEFRDELIKKIWNVDTIEEAQKFEYHLTKSDEEEIKKIQDKTYNNWDWVYGQSPKFTVQKRKHFTGGTIDARFDVEDGHVKNVKIYGDFFGIKNVEDVEKALIGKEYNADVLKETLENINLNNYFHGIPAEDIINLIALQH